GAATTGATGCTAGCAATCCTACCTTGATCTCTTCAACTGGTATTGCTCTTCCCTGAGTTATTGCCAGAGGGCTTTCACTGATCACAATGATATCGTCCTTTTCGATCACCCCTTTAGTATATTCTCTAACTATCTCTAACATATCGTCACCGGTAGCCAAAATCCGTGTCTGTATAGGAATTCGTAAATAGCTTTTTTCTCTAAAGCTGAAGGGATTATCAATATCTGTTTTACAACTCATCAGGTATATCCTTATTATATAAAAGAATAATTACATGTTCAAGCGTATCAATATCATTAAAGGGCTCGATCTCTGCTTTCATACTAACTTCTTGAGGGTCTTTGATCAATCTGGAGACAGTACCTACCTTATACCCTCTAGGGAAAATAGTCGAGTAACTGGATGTAATCACAACATCTCCAACATTGATCTGAGCGCCGGAACGGATCTTAGTCATAAAAATCTTACCGTCTAAATCTGCTTCTAATGTTCCATGGATATTTGATTTTTCGGTGATTACACCAAGTTTGAACAATGGATTAGTGATTGGTAAAACTATTGCATGATAATTAGCCACACTTAGAATCTTTCCAACAATACCATGAGAAGTAATAACAGGCATATTAACTTTGATCTCATGACCTCTTCCTTTATCAATGAGGAGGGTTCTGGAATCTCTGTTACCGATATGACTAATGATGGTAGAGATGATCAAACTATCGGCTTGTGATGGTCTCCAGTTTAAACTTCTTTGAAGTTCTGCTATACTGTCATGAATATGGAGCAATTCTGTAGTTTCTCTCAATTCTTGTTCTTTTGCAGCCAGTAGAGTTTTGAGACGCTGATTGTCTCTTTCTGTTGTAACTATTTTAGTGATCCATTTGATAGAAGAATTGAGTGGTAAGAAGGTATAATTGAGCAAAAAATCTGCTTTTTTTATACGTTGTTGAGGATTCCCAAAAAATAGAACAAGACTTATCAGAAGATAAGCTAACCAGATCAGCTTGTCACGGCTAAGGCGCATTACTCATCAATTTTTTTGATCAAGACATTGCGATATCTTTCCAGATTATCCAGAATCATTCCGCTACCTTTGACAACACAAGTCAGAGGGTCATCTACTACATGTACCGGTAAATCTACTGCCTCCATTATTTTGCGATCCAAACCACGTAACTTTGCTCCGCCACCGGTTAGGATTATACCTCTCATTGCTATGTCGGCTGATAGTTCGGGTGCTGTTTTCTCAAATAGTCTCTTGACAGCATCGATCATAGTAGCTACGGTCTCAGAGATTGCTTCTCTGATATCTTCGGATGATATCTTTATCGTTATGGGATAACCTGTAATTATATCTCTTCCGCTTACATCCATGGTGAGTTCTTCTTCCAAAGGATAAGCAGATCCTATCTCGATCTTGATTCTTTCGGCTGTTTGTAAGCCGACAAAAAGGTTATTTTTCTTTCGCAGATAATTGATAATATCAGTATCCATCTTATCACCGCCGACTCGGATTGAGTTGTGTATTACGATATGTGATAATGAGATAACTGCTATCTCACTGGTCCCGCCACCAATATCCATTACCAAATTACCAAACGGTTTCTCAATCGGTAGATCGGCTCCGATTGCTGCTGCTATCGGTTCAGATACAAGGTGTACTTCTCTTGCCCCGGCATGTAAAACACTATCACGGACAGCTCTCTTTTCTACTTCGGTAATCCCTGAAGGTACCGATACGATTACTCTTGGTTTGATCAATAATCTTTTCTTTTGGGCACGCAGTATGAGATTTTTTAACATCAACTCAGTGATCTGAAAATCTGCTATAACTCCATCTTTTAGCGGTTTAATAACTCTTACTTCATCCGGATTCTTTCCCAGCATCTCTTTTGCCGGTTCTCCGATAGCAATTATTTTTCTTGTTTCATTAGAAACTGCTACGACAGAAGGTTCGTCTATTACAATACCACCACCTTTACGGTAAACTAAGGTATTGGCAGTACCGAGATCAATGGCAAT
The sequence above is a segment of the Candidatus Cloacimonadota bacterium genome. Coding sequences within it:
- a CDS encoding rod shape-determining protein, whose amino-acid sequence is MFLFSLSDFFTNDIAIDLGTANTLVYRKGGGIVIDEPSVVAVSNETRKIIAIGEPAKEMLGKNPDEVRVIKPLKDGVIADFQITELMLKNLILRAQKKRLLIKPRVIVSVPSGITEVEKRAVRDSVLHAGAREVHLVSEPIAAAIGADLPIEKPFGNLVMDIGGGTSEIAVISLSHIVIHNSIRVGGDKMDTDIINYLRKKNNLFVGLQTAERIKIEIGSAYPLEEELTMDVSGRDIITGYPITIKISSEDIREAISETVATMIDAVKRLFEKTAPELSADIAMRGIILTGGGAKLRGLDRKIMEAVDLPVHVVDDPLTCVVKGSGMILDNLERYRNVLIKKIDE
- the mreC gene encoding rod shape-determining protein MreC, whose protein sequence is MRLSRDKLIWLAYLLISLVLFFGNPQQRIKKADFLLNYTFLPLNSSIKWITKIVTTERDNQRLKTLLAAKEQELRETTELLHIHDSIAELQRSLNWRPSQADSLIISTIISHIGNRDSRTLLIDKGRGHEIKVNMPVITSHGIVGKILSVANYHAIVLPITNPLFKLGVITEKSNIHGTLEADLDGKIFMTKIRSGAQINVGDVVITSSYSTIFPRGYKVGTVSRLIKDPQEVSMKAEIEPFNDIDTLEHVIILLYNKDIPDEL